In a genomic window of Myotis daubentonii chromosome X, mMyoDau2.1, whole genome shotgun sequence:
- the NYX gene encoding nyctalopin, with the protein MLALLLPALVLGGVGAGAPEACTRSCPAACSCGLGERGCWVRCDRAGLLRVPPEFPGQAASIDLDRNGLRFLGERAFGTLPSLRRLSLRHNNLSFITPGAFRGLARLAELRLAHNGDLRYLHARTFAALGRLRRLDLAACRLFSLPERLLAGLPALRELAAPGNLFGRVPGALRGLANLTHARLERGRIEAVAAGSLLGLGRLRALSLQANRVGTVHAGAFRPCGALEHLLLNDNRLAELPAGAFRGLGRLRALHLGGNALGRVARAWFTDLAELELLYLDRNRIAFVEEGAFQNLSGLLALHLNGNRLTALAWAAFQPGFFLGRLFLFRNPWRCDCRLEWLRAWMEGSGRVAEVPCASPGSVAGLDLSRVAFGRASDGLCVDPEELNLSASSAGPSPGPAATTVSRFSSLLSKLLAPRAPVEEAANTTVGPVNGSLALPSRAVGGSSGSTQFLLGSSLLLSAAQHMLFVLQTSGACHPGVAPTALASGR; encoded by the exons ATGCTGGCCCTGCTGCTGCCTG caCTGGTCCTCGGAGGGGTGGGCGCCGGGGCCCCAGAGGCCTGCACGCGGTCCTGCCCAGCCGCCTGCTCCTGCGGCCTGGGCGAGCGGGGCTGCTGGGTACGCTGCGACCGCGCCGGCCTCCTGCGGGTGCCGCCCGAGTTCCCGGGCCAGGCAGCCTCCATCGACCTGGACCGCAACGGCCTGCGCTTCCTGGGCGAGCGGGCCTTCGGGACGCTGCCGTCGCTGCGCCGCCTGTCCCTGCGCCACAACAACCTGTCGTTCATCACGCCCGGCGCCTTCCGGGGCCTGGCGCGCCTGGCCGAGCTGCGCCTGGCGCACAACGGCGACCTGCGCTACCTGCACGCGCGCACCTTCGCGGCCCTGGGCCGCCTGCGCCGCCTCGACCTGGCCGCCTGCCGCCTCTTCTCGCTGCCCGAGCGCCTCCTGGCCGGGCTGCCCGCCCTGCGCGAGCTCGCCGCCCCCGGCAACCTGTTCGGCCGCGTGCCCGGCGCCCTGCGCGGCCTGGCCAACCTGACGCACGCGCGCCTGGAGCGCGGCCGCATCGAGGCGGTGGCCGCGGGCTCGCTGCTGGGCCTGGGCCGCCTGCGCgcgctcagcctgcaggccaaccgGGTGGGCACGGTGCACGCCGGCGCCTTCCGCCCCTGCGGGGCCCTGGAGCACCTGCTGCTCAACGACAACCGGCTGGCCGAGCTGCCCGCCGGCGCCTTCCGCGGCCTGGGCCGCCTGCGGGCGCTCCACCTGGGCGGCAATGCGCTGGGCCGCGTGGCGCGCGCCTGGTTCACCGACCTGGCTGAGCTCGAGCTGCTCTACCTGGACCGCAACCGCATCGCCTTCGTGGAGGAGGGCGCCTTCCAGAACCTGTCGGGCCTGCTGGCGCTGCACCTCAACGGCAACCGCCTGACCGCGCTGGCCTGGGCCGCCTTCCAGCCCGGCTTCTTCCTGGGCCGCCTCTTTCTCTTCCGCAACCCCTGGCGCTGCGACTGCCGCCTGGAGTGGCTGCGGGCTTGGATGGAGGGCTCCGGGCGTGTGGCCGAGGTGCCCTGCGCATCCCCGGGCTCCGTGGCCGGCCTGGACCTCAGCCGCGTGGCCTTCGGCCGAGCCTCCGATGGGCTCTGCGTGGACCCCGAGGAACTGAACCTCAGCGCGTCCAGCGCAGGCCCGTCCCCGGGGCCCGCGGCCACCACTGTGAGCAGGTTCAGCAGCCTCCTCTCCAAGCTGCTGGCCCCGAGGGCCCCAGTGGAGGAGGCGGCCAACACCACCGTGGGGCCAGTCAATGGCTCACTGGCCCTTCCCTCGAGGGCGGTGGGAGGCTCAAGCGGCAGCACCCAGTTTCTCCTGGGTTCCAGTCTCCTGCTCAGCGCGGCCCAGCACATGCTGTTTGTCCTACAGACATCCGGAGCCTGCCACCCTGGGGTGGCCCCGACTGCCTTGGCCAGTGGCAGATAA